In a genomic window of Thermosynechococcus sp. CL-1:
- a CDS encoding cyanophycinase, whose protein sequence is MLYRIPVSIGGYWHRPCQMHRFCLPIDRFIHRSPMLQLDPISKTTNQHSGHKGLVMAIGGAEDKVRGRQILTTFCQRAGGLDAVIGVIPSASREPDAMGRLYHDIFREIGVREVDVLLVGDRADAEQEEMLARLSRCTGIFMSGGDQLRLSALLDETPLLYQLRHQVWEGKSILGGTSAGAAVMGECMIASGGSNEAPNRSLVDLATGLGILPDVLVDQHFHNRNRLARLISAISAHPDKLGVGIDEDTCAMFEADGMLRVLGRGSVTIVDPRDVSYTSYAHVDVNEPLSIYNLRLHILSDGDCYNLRTHQVQHKCILPPLN, encoded by the coding sequence ATGCTGTATAGAATCCCCGTGTCAATAGGGGGGTATTGGCATCGCCCTTGCCAAATGCATCGATTCTGTCTGCCGATTGACCGTTTCATTCACCGTAGCCCTATGTTGCAATTAGACCCCATTTCCAAAACGACCAATCAACATTCTGGTCACAAAGGTTTAGTGATGGCGATCGGGGGAGCGGAAGACAAAGTACGTGGGCGACAAATTCTCACCACCTTCTGCCAACGTGCTGGCGGCCTAGATGCTGTCATTGGCGTCATTCCCTCTGCTTCCCGTGAACCCGATGCCATGGGGCGACTCTACCACGATATTTTCCGCGAAATTGGCGTGCGCGAAGTGGACGTTCTATTGGTGGGCGATCGCGCTGATGCCGAACAGGAAGAGATGCTAGCTCGCTTGAGTCGCTGTACTGGCATTTTTATGTCCGGGGGCGATCAACTGCGTTTGTCGGCGCTGCTGGATGAAACCCCCCTCCTCTACCAATTGCGTCATCAAGTCTGGGAAGGCAAATCAATTCTTGGGGGCACGAGTGCCGGTGCCGCTGTCATGGGTGAGTGCATGATTGCCAGTGGGGGCAGCAATGAAGCTCCAAACCGCTCCTTAGTCGATTTGGCCACAGGCTTGGGTATTCTTCCCGATGTTTTAGTGGATCAGCATTTCCACAATCGCAATCGCCTCGCGCGCCTGATCAGCGCCATTTCTGCTCACCCCGACAAGCTGGGAGTCGGCATTGATGAAGATACCTGTGCCATGTTTGAAGCTGATGGTATGCTGCGGGTTCTTGGTCGTGGTTCTGTCACCATTGTTGATCCTCGGGATGTCAGCTACACGAGCTATGCCCATGTGGATGTTAACGAACCCTTGAGTATCTACAACTTGCGCCTGCACATCCTCAGTGATGGTGACTGCTATAACCTCCGCACCCATCAAGTGCAGCACAAATGTATTTTGCCTCCCCTAAATTAA
- a CDS encoding AbrB family transcriptional regulator has protein sequence MGRKQVEPLTGAALLEKYKQLEHLSHEEKAKACGYYTVTQSGKERISKMKFNKALLEALGMNLDTKSGRGGSRGGRSASYRITVQANGNLLIGSAYTKQMNLKPGDEFEITLGRKHIHLRQVSSNGQPTDDED, from the coding sequence ATGGGACGCAAGCAAGTAGAACCCTTGACAGGTGCTGCTTTATTAGAGAAGTACAAACAATTGGAACATCTCAGCCACGAGGAAAAAGCAAAGGCCTGTGGCTACTACACGGTCACCCAAAGTGGTAAGGAGCGCATCAGCAAAATGAAGTTTAATAAGGCGCTTCTTGAAGCCTTGGGGATGAATCTTGATACGAAGTCAGGGCGTGGTGGTAGCCGAGGCGGTCGCAGTGCTAGTTATCGAATCACGGTACAAGCCAATGGTAATTTACTCATTGGTTCGGCCTATACCAAGCAAATGAATCTCAAGCCGGGGGATGAATTTGAAATTACCCTTGGCCGTAAGCACATTCACCTTAGACAAGTGAGCAGCAACGGTCAACCCACCGACGATGAAGATTAA
- the cphA gene encoding cyanophycin synthetase codes for MKILKLQTLRGPNYWSIRRHKLIVMRLDLEEVANTPSNQIPGFVDGLVRVLPSLYNHFCSLGHEGGFLTRLREGTYLGHVVEHVALELQELAGMPVGFGRTRETSTPGVYQVVYEYQVEEAGRYAGRAAVRLCQSIIDTGTYPQRELDQDLADLRELKAKASLGPSTEAIVREAEARNIPWFELSSRSIIQLGYGARSHRIQATLSDRSGILAVELAGDKEGAKRLLQDAGIPVPKGTVVRYIEDLPEAIEDIGGYPIVIKPLNGNHGRGITIDINSLEEAEEAFEIASSVSKSVIVERYHAGRDFRVLVVNGKVVAVAERVPAHVIGDGRSTIEELIEKTNQDPQRGDGHDNILTRIEVNHDTWTLLEKQGYTLNTVLQPGEICYLRATANLSTGGIAVDRTDEIHPENVWICQRAAQIIGLDIAGIDVVSPDISQPLPKVGGVIVEVNAAPGFRMHTNPSQGIARNVAEPVLNMLFPPGTPCRIPIFAITGTNGKTTTTRLIAHICKQTGQTVGYTTTDGIYIGDYLVEKGDTTGPQSAQLILQDPTVEIAVLETARGGILRSGLGFDHCDVGVVLNVQADHLGLGDIDTVEQLADLKAVVVESAWPNGYAVLNADDSLVAGMARQVKAQVAYFSMNPHNPIIRQHIQQGGLAAVYENGYLSILKGDWTLRIEQAENVPITLGGRAGFMIANALAASLAAFAQGISIEHIRAALTSFRTSVEQTPGRMNLFDLGQFSVLVDYAHNPAGYEAIGEFVQKWPRQRIGVVGGPGDRRDQDLEQLGELSAKIFDWIIIKEDDDTRGRPRGDAAYWIERGVHHHSVQRQYDIIHDEVAAIQFALDRAPQGSLVVIFPAEISRTIQLIHQHHQRLQGETTNGFHSEGISTSGDLNPSISH; via the coding sequence ATGAAAATTCTCAAATTACAAACGCTGCGGGGTCCTAATTATTGGAGCATTCGGCGTCATAAGCTGATTGTCATGCGTTTAGATCTAGAAGAGGTGGCCAACACCCCCTCCAATCAGATTCCCGGCTTTGTGGATGGGTTGGTGCGGGTTTTACCCAGTCTCTACAATCATTTTTGTTCCCTTGGCCATGAGGGGGGCTTTCTCACCCGCCTAAGGGAAGGCACCTACCTCGGTCATGTGGTTGAGCATGTCGCCCTCGAACTCCAAGAACTAGCAGGGATGCCCGTTGGTTTTGGCCGCACGCGGGAGACCTCAACGCCGGGGGTGTATCAAGTCGTCTATGAATACCAAGTGGAAGAAGCGGGTCGCTATGCCGGCCGCGCAGCAGTACGACTCTGTCAAAGCATTATTGATACGGGCACCTATCCCCAGCGCGAACTGGATCAGGATCTCGCCGATCTCCGCGAGTTAAAAGCCAAAGCCTCCCTAGGCCCAAGTACGGAAGCGATTGTCCGCGAGGCGGAAGCCCGTAATATTCCTTGGTTTGAGTTGAGCAGTCGCTCGATCATTCAATTGGGTTATGGTGCCCGCAGTCATCGCATCCAAGCCACCTTGAGCGATCGCAGTGGCATCTTGGCCGTGGAACTCGCAGGGGACAAAGAAGGGGCAAAGCGACTGCTTCAGGATGCCGGAATTCCTGTGCCCAAGGGAACCGTCGTCCGCTACATTGAAGACCTCCCTGAAGCCATTGAAGACATCGGCGGCTACCCGATTGTCATTAAGCCCCTCAACGGCAACCACGGTCGGGGGATTACGATTGACATCAACAGCCTAGAAGAGGCCGAAGAAGCCTTTGAAATTGCCAGCAGTGTCTCCAAATCAGTGATTGTGGAACGCTACCATGCGGGTCGCGACTTTCGGGTTCTAGTGGTCAATGGCAAAGTAGTCGCCGTTGCTGAACGGGTGCCAGCCCATGTCATTGGCGATGGCCGCTCCACCATCGAAGAACTCATTGAGAAAACTAACCAAGACCCGCAGCGGGGAGACGGTCACGATAATATCCTCACTCGCATTGAGGTGAATCACGACACATGGACACTCTTGGAAAAGCAGGGCTATACCCTAAATACTGTCTTGCAACCGGGGGAAATTTGTTATCTACGCGCCACGGCGAACCTGAGTACCGGTGGCATTGCCGTCGATCGCACCGATGAAATTCACCCGGAAAATGTTTGGATTTGCCAGCGGGCGGCTCAGATCATTGGCCTCGATATTGCGGGGATTGATGTTGTCAGCCCCGATATTAGTCAGCCCCTGCCTAAAGTTGGCGGTGTGATTGTCGAGGTCAATGCTGCTCCCGGCTTTCGCATGCACACAAACCCCAGCCAAGGGATTGCCCGCAATGTCGCCGAACCGGTGTTGAATATGCTCTTTCCACCGGGAACGCCCTGCCGCATCCCAATCTTTGCGATTACGGGCACCAACGGTAAAACCACCACCACCCGCCTCATTGCCCATATCTGCAAACAAACGGGGCAAACCGTTGGCTACACCACCACAGACGGCATCTATATTGGCGATTATCTGGTGGAAAAAGGGGACACCACCGGGCCTCAAAGTGCCCAACTGATCCTGCAAGACCCCACAGTTGAGATTGCTGTCCTAGAAACAGCGCGCGGTGGTATTCTCCGCTCCGGCTTGGGCTTTGACCACTGTGATGTCGGGGTGGTGCTAAATGTGCAGGCTGACCATCTTGGCCTTGGTGATATTGACACCGTTGAACAGTTGGCGGACTTAAAGGCCGTGGTGGTGGAATCCGCTTGGCCGAATGGCTATGCTGTCTTGAATGCCGATGATTCCCTCGTGGCGGGAATGGCACGCCAAGTCAAAGCCCAAGTGGCCTATTTCTCGATGAATCCCCACAATCCGATTATTCGGCAGCACATTCAGCAGGGGGGTCTCGCCGCCGTTTATGAAAATGGCTATCTCTCGATTTTGAAAGGGGACTGGACGCTACGGATTGAGCAGGCAGAAAATGTGCCCATTACCCTTGGCGGTCGAGCCGGCTTTATGATTGCCAATGCCCTCGCTGCCAGTCTAGCCGCCTTTGCCCAAGGCATCAGTATTGAGCATATTCGCGCTGCCTTGACCAGCTTCCGAACCTCAGTGGAGCAAACCCCCGGGCGGATGAACCTCTTTGATTTGGGGCAATTTAGTGTCTTGGTGGACTATGCCCACAATCCAGCAGGGTATGAGGCCATTGGTGAATTTGTCCAAAAATGGCCAAGGCAGCGCATTGGTGTCGTTGGCGGACCGGGCGATCGCCGTGATCAAGACTTAGAACAACTGGGTGAACTCTCGGCGAAAATCTTTGATTGGATCATCATTAAAGAAGATGACGATACCCGTGGCCGGCCGCGCGGCGATGCCGCCTATTGGATTGAGCGGGGAGTACATCACCACAGTGTCCAACGCCAATACGACATCATCCATGACGAGGTAGCAGCGATTCAATTTGCCCTCGATCGCGCCCCCCAAGGCTCCCTAGTGGTGATCTTTCCAGCGGAAATCAGCCGCACCATTCAACTGATTCACCAGCATCATCAACGACTCCAAGGGGAAACGACCAATGGCTTTCACAGTGAGGGAATTTCCACCAGTGGTGATCTCAATCCCTCCATCTCCCATTAG
- a CDS encoding Uma2 family endonuclease, producing the protein MIITTCQPTPTPQPVRFTVQDYHRLLELGFLREDDHIELIRGELVRMAAKGTAHESCLRRLLRILPKIVGDRATLQCQSPITIALDGEPEPDVAIVKNQEDDYASAHPTPADTLLVIEVADSSLEYDRTVKLSLYAEAKIPHYWLFNVSDRTLEVYSEPAEITPRQFGYLSKRIIPTSGVVQLPQFPEQVLELASIFPNSSQ; encoded by the coding sequence ATGATCATCACCACTTGCCAACCCACTCCAACCCCCCAACCAGTGCGATTTACGGTGCAGGACTATCACCGTTTACTGGAACTTGGGTTTCTGAGGGAAGATGACCACATTGAGCTAATTCGGGGGGAATTGGTGCGAATGGCGGCCAAGGGAACAGCGCACGAAAGCTGTCTGCGGCGATTGTTGCGAATTTTACCGAAGATTGTGGGCGATCGCGCCACGCTTCAGTGCCAGTCGCCGATTACGATTGCCCTTGACGGTGAGCCAGAACCCGATGTGGCGATCGTTAAAAACCAAGAAGATGACTATGCCTCAGCCCATCCCACACCTGCGGACACGCTCCTTGTGATAGAAGTGGCGGATTCATCCCTAGAGTACGATCGCACAGTGAAACTATCGCTTTATGCTGAAGCCAAGATTCCCCATTACTGGCTGTTCAATGTCAGCGATCGCACACTGGAAGTCTATAGCGAACCTGCTGAAATTACCCCGCGGCAGTTTGGCTACCTCAGCAAGAGAATTATTCCGACCAGTGGCGTTGTGCAATTGCCGCAGTTCCCCGAACAAGTGCTTGAGCTTGCTTCTATTTTCCCAAATAGTTCACAATGA
- a CDS encoding transposase, with protein MASFATLVKSILNQLSPCDYPVLNSQLFFKIWLTYVLDQGLTSMRALFYRLNHAGITNAVVIMDRGFASWQFLERLSERKCPFVVRIKNNMRMKLNHERYRVVQFFDENQREFRIATNLKELSDEEVSELYRQRWAIENLWKFLKMHLSLDKLITKSLNGVINQIYMVLIAYLILELVEIPEYFGKKLLDKLRYLQLELSRRCSIVHWSFDWQPELLVT; from the coding sequence ATGGCATCTTTTGCAACTCTTGTCAAGTCCATTCTCAATCAGCTCAGCCCCTGTGACTACCCCGTGCTGAACTCTCAATTGTTCTTCAAAATCTGGTTGACCTACGTTCTCGACCAAGGGTTAACCAGTATGAGAGCCTTATTTTATCGCTTGAATCATGCAGGGATTACAAATGCTGTTGTAATCATGGATAGAGGGTTTGCGAGCTGGCAATTTTTAGAGCGACTGAGTGAGAGGAAGTGCCCATTTGTTGTACGTATCAAGAATAACATGAGAATGAAGCTCAATCATGAGAGATATCGCGTGGTTCAATTTTTTGACGAGAATCAAAGGGAGTTTCGTATAGCGACAAATCTAAAGGAGCTAAGTGATGAGGAAGTGAGTGAGTTATATCGGCAGCGGTGGGCGATTGAGAACCTATGGAAATTTCTGAAGATGCATTTATCATTAGACAAGTTGATTACGAAGAGTTTGAACGGGGTGATAAATCAGATTTATATGGTTTTAATTGCCTATTTAATTTTAGAGCTGGTGGAGATACCTGAATACTTTGGGAAGAAGCTATTAGACAAATTGCGATATTTGCAACTGGAACTCAGTCGTCGCTGCTCGATAGTGCATTGGAGCTTTGATTGGCAGCCAGAGCTACTGGTCACTTAA
- a CDS encoding hydantoinase B/oxoprolinase family protein — translation MNNAVAMKAKWQFWIDRGGTFTDIVARRPDGQMVVHKLLSENPEQYRDAAVAGIRTLMGLAPDAPIPSEAVEIVKLGTTVATNALLERKGEPTVLLITQGFGDTLAIGYQNRPDLFALAIQQPPPLYSHVIEVKERVSAQGEILVPLDLEALKPQLAAVYDQGIRSCAIVLVHGYRYPDHEQQVAALAREMGFSQVSVSHEVSGLIKLVSRGDTTVVDAYLSPVLHRYLQGVQGELGEIPLYCMQSNGGVVAAACLRGKDSLLSGPAGGMVGVVRTALAAGIEWLIGLDMGGTSTDVCHYRHNPDTPWPEYERWQETTIAGVRLRSPLLAVHTVAAGGGSILRFDKGCYQVGPDSAGANPGPAAYRRGGPLTVTDANILLGKIQPAYFPAVFGADGQQPLDRETVEQQFAQLRQEIYESTGDARSVADVAAGFIEVAVNTMAQAIKKISLEQGHDVRDYTLCCFGGAGGQHACLIAEVLGMPQVYLHPYAGVLSAYGIGQAELRVLKEQTIEQPLTAAVLVELQGQIEQLKGQAIDELVAQGVDRPQIQSQVRIGLGYVGTDTILWVPWADLERMAAAFAQAHRDRYGFTIRGRLLRIGQVAVEAVAVQAVPAVTMPHAATELTPLAHVSVYSKGQWHKAPVYERDCLPVHQVIAGVALILDATGTNVVEAGWQAEVDDQGGLWLRPLQESPAPSKQIAVTVADPVQLAIFQQLFRAIAEQMGVTLQQTSASVNIKERLDFSCALFDAAGNLVANAPHIPVHLGSMSESVKALLAEKGNTLRAGQVFATNNPYRGGTHLPDITVITPVFLKGEAQPAFFVASRGHHADIGGISPGSMPANSTDVRQEGILFDNVLLVEGGEFQEAAINQLLSQAPWPARYPEQNLADLQAQIAANQRGVQELITLCDRYGREVVAAYMEFSQANAAECVRQCLRSLQGGRFCVAMDNGSQIQVQITIDSNEGTACLDFEGTSQQTNDNFNAPLAITKAAVLYVLRTLVQEDIPLNAGCLRPIELRVPQGSLLNPQFPAAVVAGNVETSQTLTNALYGVLGIMAAAQGTMNNLSFGSDRYQYYETICGGAGAGATFAGASTVQTHMTNSRLTDVEVLENRYPVIVWEFCRRRGSGGKGQQPGGDGAIRVLEFREPMTVSLLSQSRKIPPFGLAGGECGAVGENQWLKLGQIPHPLAGTATINVEAGDRLRICTPGGGGFGVPQLSD, via the coding sequence ATGAACAATGCGGTTGCAATGAAAGCCAAATGGCAATTTTGGATCGATCGCGGCGGCACGTTTACGGATATTGTCGCCCGCCGTCCCGATGGTCAAATGGTGGTGCACAAGCTGCTCTCAGAGAATCCAGAGCAGTATCGCGATGCAGCAGTAGCGGGAATTCGTACCCTCATGGGGTTGGCGCCGGATGCCCCCATTCCCAGTGAAGCCGTTGAAATTGTGAAACTGGGGACAACGGTAGCCACCAATGCCCTTTTAGAACGCAAAGGCGAGCCAACGGTGCTCCTGATTACCCAAGGCTTTGGGGATACTCTAGCCATTGGCTACCAAAACCGCCCGGATCTGTTTGCCTTAGCAATTCAGCAACCGCCGCCCCTCTACAGCCATGTCATTGAAGTCAAAGAACGGGTGAGTGCCCAAGGGGAAATTCTCGTCCCCCTTGATTTAGAAGCCCTGAAGCCGCAATTGGCAGCGGTCTATGACCAAGGCATCCGCAGTTGCGCCATTGTGCTCGTGCATGGCTACCGCTACCCTGACCATGAACAACAGGTGGCAGCCTTGGCAAGGGAGATGGGGTTTAGCCAAGTGTCGGTGTCCCACGAGGTAAGTGGCCTGATCAAGCTGGTCAGCCGGGGCGATACGACTGTTGTGGATGCTTATTTGTCGCCGGTGCTGCATCGCTATCTACAGGGGGTGCAGGGGGAGCTGGGGGAGATTCCCCTCTACTGTATGCAGTCCAATGGCGGTGTGGTGGCGGCGGCCTGCTTGCGCGGTAAGGATAGTCTGCTTTCAGGCCCTGCTGGGGGGATGGTGGGGGTGGTGCGCACTGCTTTAGCCGCAGGGATTGAGTGGCTGATTGGTTTAGATATGGGAGGTACCTCGACAGATGTCTGCCACTATCGCCACAATCCGGATACCCCTTGGCCAGAGTATGAGCGGTGGCAGGAAACCACCATTGCCGGTGTGCGCTTGCGATCGCCCCTCCTAGCCGTGCATACCGTCGCTGCCGGCGGTGGCTCGATTTTGCGATTTGATAAGGGGTGCTACCAAGTGGGGCCAGACTCTGCCGGTGCCAATCCCGGACCTGCTGCCTATCGTCGCGGCGGACCTCTCACGGTGACCGATGCCAATATCCTCTTGGGGAAAATTCAGCCCGCCTATTTCCCCGCTGTCTTTGGCGCCGATGGTCAACAGCCCTTGGATCGCGAGACGGTGGAACAGCAATTTGCTCAACTGCGCCAAGAGATCTACGAGAGCACCGGAGATGCCCGCAGTGTTGCCGATGTGGCGGCTGGTTTTATTGAAGTGGCGGTGAATACCATGGCACAGGCAATTAAGAAAATTTCCCTAGAGCAGGGGCACGATGTGCGCGACTATACCCTCTGCTGTTTTGGCGGTGCCGGCGGCCAACACGCCTGTTTGATTGCCGAGGTGTTGGGAATGCCGCAGGTGTATCTCCATCCCTATGCGGGGGTGCTCTCGGCCTACGGCATTGGTCAGGCGGAGCTGCGGGTACTCAAGGAGCAAACGATTGAACAACCCCTCACCGCTGCTGTTCTGGTGGAGCTGCAAGGCCAAATTGAGCAGCTAAAAGGGCAAGCAATAGATGAACTTGTTGCCCAAGGGGTCGATCGCCCGCAGATTCAAAGTCAAGTGCGCATCGGCTTAGGTTATGTGGGGACAGATACGATCCTCTGGGTGCCCTGGGCAGATTTGGAAAGGATGGCAGCCGCATTTGCCCAAGCCCATCGCGATCGCTATGGGTTTACTATACGGGGGCGATTGCTCCGCATCGGTCAAGTCGCGGTTGAAGCCGTTGCTGTTCAGGCAGTTCCAGCGGTCACGATGCCCCATGCCGCCACAGAACTCACGCCCCTTGCCCATGTGTCGGTTTACAGCAAAGGCCAATGGCACAAAGCACCCGTCTATGAGCGCGATTGCCTCCCTGTCCATCAGGTCATTGCAGGGGTGGCCTTGATCTTAGATGCTACGGGCACCAATGTGGTTGAGGCGGGCTGGCAGGCGGAAGTGGATGATCAAGGGGGATTGTGGCTGCGTCCCCTGCAGGAATCCCCGGCACCGTCAAAGCAGATTGCCGTCACCGTTGCGGATCCGGTGCAACTAGCCATTTTTCAGCAGTTATTTCGCGCCATTGCTGAGCAAATGGGAGTAACGCTCCAGCAGACCAGTGCCTCGGTCAATATCAAAGAACGGTTGGATTTTTCCTGTGCTCTGTTTGATGCTGCCGGCAACCTTGTGGCCAATGCCCCCCATATCCCCGTCCATTTGGGGTCAATGAGCGAAAGTGTTAAGGCACTGCTGGCTGAGAAAGGCAACACCCTCCGGGCGGGTCAGGTTTTTGCCACAAATAATCCCTATCGCGGTGGCACCCATCTGCCGGATATTACCGTGATTACCCCCGTATTTCTCAAGGGGGAAGCGCAACCCGCCTTCTTTGTCGCCTCACGGGGGCACCATGCTGACATTGGGGGCATTAGTCCTGGATCAATGCCGGCCAATAGTACCGATGTCCGTCAAGAGGGAATTCTTTTTGATAATGTGCTGCTGGTGGAGGGCGGGGAGTTTCAAGAGGCGGCCATTAATCAACTGTTGAGCCAAGCCCCTTGGCCGGCTCGCTATCCTGAGCAGAATCTGGCGGATCTGCAAGCCCAAATAGCCGCCAATCAGCGGGGGGTACAAGAACTGATTACCCTGTGCGATCGCTATGGTCGCGAGGTTGTCGCTGCCTATATGGAATTTAGCCAAGCCAATGCTGCTGAGTGTGTGCGCCAATGCCTGCGATCGCTCCAAGGGGGACGCTTTTGCGTGGCCATGGACAACGGCAGCCAAATTCAGGTGCAAATCACTATTGATAGCAACGAAGGCACCGCCTGCCTGGACTTTGAGGGCACCTCCCAGCAAACCAATGACAATTTCAATGCTCCCCTTGCCATTACCAAGGCGGCTGTGCTGTATGTCTTGCGAACCCTCGTACAAGAGGACATTCCCCTGAATGCGGGCTGTTTGCGTCCCATTGAACTGCGGGTGCCGCAAGGCTCACTGTTGAACCCCCAGTTTCCGGCGGCGGTGGTTGCTGGCAATGTCGAAACCTCGCAAACCCTCACCAATGCCCTCTACGGTGTCCTCGGCATTATGGCAGCGGCTCAGGGAACGATGAACAACCTCAGCTTTGGCAGCGATCGCTATCAATACTACGAAACCATCTGTGGCGGCGCTGGGGCAGGAGCCACCTTTGCCGGAGCCAGTACGGTGCAAACCCACATGACCAACTCTCGGCTCACCGATGTCGAAGTGCTCGAAAACCGCTACCCCGTGATTGTTTGGGAGTTTTGCCGTCGGCGGGGCAGTGGGGGCAAAGGGCAGCAACCGGGGGGAGATGGGGCAATTCGTGTCCTTGAGTTTCGTGAACCCATGACCGTCAGCCTCCTCAGCCAGTCGCGGAAAATTCCCCCTTTTGGCCTTGCGGGTGGTGAGTGCGGTGCAGTGGGTGAAAATCAATGGCTGAAACTCGGCCAAATTCCCCATCCCTTAGCAGGAACCGCCACAATCAATGTTGAAGCGGGCGATCGCCTGCGCATTTGTACCCCAGGTGGTGGTGGCTTTGGGGTACCTCAACTCTCAGATTAG